The DNA window CTAGGCCGTGGTCGTTCGGAGTCTCCCCCTGCACTAGCAGCGTGCCCCTGTCGGTCGCGTAGATCGTCGGGCAATCCTTGAGGTCGCAGGTGCTCACAAGCTTGGTGACCTTCACGGGGTTCCCTCCCTGGCCTGCTCCGTCATGTCCCGGTCGATGCTTCCGACCAACCGCCCTGAGGCGCAAGGGGTGAGAGTTTCCAAGACAGGAAACCGGGTCGGCCACGCCCCGATGCGGTGGTCTGCCCGGGACCGCGCAACGCTCAACACAGGGGATAGCGGGGGCGCATGGAGGCGGGACCTAGAGGGTTGGCAAAGTCCCTGAATCTCTCAGGACGTCTCAGGGGTACTCACGGCCTTCACGGTGAGTAGCCGCCGCTTCCGCCTGCTGGGCGTACTGACCAAAGCAGAGAACGGGGTGACCTTGGGGGGCTCCTGGGACTCCTTCGGGGACCTCTTAGGCAGGCCGAGAGCTCCTAGTGCCTCACGCTGCTCCTGGAGGCTCATGCGGGCGAACAGGGCCGCAGCATCGTCAAGGTGAGACACGCCAGCCCCCTACGCGCTTGCCAGAGACAGCTTGACGGCGAACCCCAGGAAGAGCGCCCCGGCCGCCGAGGTGGCTCCTGCGCTGAGCGTCCTCCGACGACGGAACGCAGCAGCAAGACGGGACCCGCCAAAGATGAGCGCAGACAGGTACAACACGCTTGCCACCTGGGCGAGTACGCCTAGAGTCACGAACCCCACGACCGGGTTGGACTCTGACACGAACTGCACGAAGAAGGAGATGAAGAAGAGGATCGCCTTGGGGTTCAGCAGGCTGATCACGAAGGCACGGCGGAACGGGCGCTCGGCGGCCGGCGCCGCGTCGGCCTCCGGGGCGCCGGCGTCCGTCAGTTCGTGGCGGCTGCGCCACATCGACCACGCCGCCCGCATCATCCCGATCGCCAGCCAGGTCAGGTAACCGGCGCCGGCGTACTTGACGATCCCGAAGAGCAGCGCGTTCGCCTGGAGCAGCGAGGCGACGCCCGCCGCGGACAGCACCATCAGGACCGCGTCGCCGCACCACACGCCCGCGGCGGCCGTGTAGCCCGTGCGTATGCCGCGTCGCGCGGCGACGGACAGGACGTAGAGGGAGTTCGGACCCGGCAGAAGAATGATCAGGACGAGCCCGACGAGGTAGGTCGGCAGATCGGTTACACCCAGCATGGGCGGAGTGTCGCATGTACGTACGACACTCCGCCTCCGCGTTTCACATGCCAGGCGCGCGGGTCACGTGTGAGTGACGCACCCGCCTCAGAACGCGTTCGTCGGGACGTACGTCCCCCAGACCTCGCGCAGCGCGTTGCAGACCTCGCCGACCGTCGCCCGGGCCCGCAGCGCGTCCTTCATCGGGTACAGGACGTTGTCCGTGCCCTCGGCCGCCTTCTTCAGCTCCACCAGCGCCGCGTCGACCACCGCCTGGTCGCGCTCCGCCCGCAGCTTCGCCAGGCGTTCCGCCTGCTGGGCCTCGATCGCGGGGTCGACGCGCAGCGGCTCGTACGGCTCCTCCGTCTCCAGCTGGAAACGGTTGACGCCGACCACGACACGCTCGCCGCCGTCCGTCTCCAGGGCGATGCGGTAGGCGCTGCGCTCGATCTCGTTCTTCTGGAAGCCGCGCTCGATCGCGTTGACCGCGCCGCCCATGTCCTCGACCTTCTCCATCAGCTCCAGGGCGGCGGCCTCGACCTCGTCGGTCATCTTCTCGACGACGTACGAGCCGGCGAACGGGTCGACGGTGGCCGTGACGTCCGTCTCGTACGCCAGGACCTGCTGCGTGCGCAGCGCGAGCCGGGCGGACTTGTCGGTGGGGAGGGCGATGGCCTCGTCGAAGGAGTTGGTGTGCAGGGACTGGGTGCCGCCGAGCACGGCCGCGAGGCCCTGTACGGCGACGCGCACCAGGTTGACCTCCGGCTGCTGCGCGGTGAGCTGCACGCCCGCCGTCTGCGTGTGGAAGCGCAGCATCAGCGACTTGGGGTTCTTCGCGCCGAACTCGTCGCGCATGACCCTGGCCCAGATCCGGCGCGCGGCGCGGAACTTGGCGACCTCTTCGAGGATCG is part of the Streptomyces agglomeratus genome and encodes:
- the leuE gene encoding leucine efflux protein LeuE yields the protein MLGVTDLPTYLVGLVLIILLPGPNSLYVLSVAARRGIRTGYTAAAGVWCGDAVLMVLSAAGVASLLQANALLFGIVKYAGAGYLTWLAIGMMRAAWSMWRSRHELTDAGAPEADAAPAAERPFRRAFVISLLNPKAILFFISFFVQFVSESNPVVGFVTLGVLAQVASVLYLSALIFGGSRLAAAFRRRRTLSAGATSAAGALFLGFAVKLSLASA
- a CDS encoding acyl-CoA mutase large subunit family protein, with amino-acid sequence MARESESGLPIEPVYGPDALEGWDPAEKLGEPGQYPFTRGVYPSMYTGRPWTMRQYAGFGTATESNARYKQLIANGTMGLSVAFDLPTQMGHDSDAAIASGEVGKVGVAIDSIDDMRVLFGGIPLDKVSTSMTINAPAALLLLMYQLVGEEQGVPADKLTGTIQNDVLKEYIARGTYIFPPKPSLRLIADIFKYCKAEIPKWNTISISGYHMAEAGASPAQEIAFTLADGIEYVRTAVAAGMDVDDFAPRLSFFFVSRTTILEEVAKFRAARRIWARVMRDEFGAKNPKSLMLRFHTQTAGVQLTAQQPEVNLVRVAVQGLAAVLGGTQSLHTNSFDEAIALPTDKSARLALRTQQVLAYETDVTATVDPFAGSYVVEKMTDEVEAAALELMEKVEDMGGAVNAIERGFQKNEIERSAYRIALETDGGERVVVGVNRFQLETEEPYEPLRVDPAIEAQQAERLAKLRAERDQAVVDAALVELKKAAEGTDNVLYPMKDALRARATVGEVCNALREVWGTYVPTNAF